TCTTTGTTACCACAGAGGTCTTTACGCCGTAGCTCTTGGTTTCTTCCTTGAAAAAGCGCTTTCCACTTTCACGAACAGACTCATCACCTTGCAGCGCCAGCTCATCTCGAACAAATTCGACCACGTCCTTTTCCATGGAACAAGCCTATACTGCAAAAACCTCTTCGGCAAGCATCTAAATTTGCATTCACATCTCTTGTTTAATAGAATTTTTATCAACAATAGCATTACGACCAGGAGGTTAACTATGGGATTTATGGCTTGGAGCTCGAAATTCGAACTAGGCATCCCGGAAATGGACGAGCAACATAAGAAGTGGCTCGCGATTCTGAATAGTTTTTATGACCATCTCAGCGACAAAGACCTTACTGCCCAAATGAAAAGCCTTATTCAGGATGTTATCGACTATACACAATATCATTTCTCGGAAGAAGAAAAGCTCATGGCAAGTATCGGTTACCACGAACTGAATCAGCAAAAGCAGATGCATAAAGAGATAACGGACAAAATCATTCGATTCAAACAGCGTTTGGATGCCGGGAATTTAGTGATATCAACAGCCGTAACCTCCGAACTGAAATCGTGGTTCAAAGAGCATATCATGATCGAAGACAAAAAATATGCCGAGAAGTATTTTCAGGTAATACAAAAAGGAGGGGTGTGACATGAGTTTAATAACATGGAATTCTGACTATGAACTTGGGATCCCCGGGATCGATGCACAACACAAAAAATTTGTAG
This portion of the Sediminispirochaeta bajacaliforniensis DSM 16054 genome encodes:
- a CDS encoding bacteriohemerythrin: MGFMAWSSKFELGIPEMDEQHKKWLAILNSFYDHLSDKDLTAQMKSLIQDVIDYTQYHFSEEEKLMASIGYHELNQQKQMHKEITDKIIRFKQRLDAGNLVISTAVTSELKSWFKEHIMIEDKKYAEKYFQVIQKGGV